One genomic segment of Gottschalkia acidurici 9a includes these proteins:
- the cphA gene encoding cyanophycin synthetase has product MRIIDTKIFSGRNIYSHKPVIKVLVDLEELSDKTTVDFDGFNDHLLELFPSLIEHHCGLRKHGGFVERINEGTYFAHVVEHLILELQAILGYEVFFGKTRMEESPSLYNMIIEYCNENVAVECVKQSIYIIESIIKNESIDLDNILYDLNEIKERYELGPSTKAIFDEAKKRGIPARRLGNDSILELGYGKYSRLVQAALTDSTNSISIDISCNKQLTKQLLMENNIPVSYGDTANSIDEALEIAKEIGYPVVLKPLDGNQGKGVVLNINSPEELEDNFRIPTRYSDSILVEKYIQGKDYRVLVVKDKVSAVAERRAPKIVGDGVHTIKELVSMENENKLRGYGHEKPQTKIRLDRVALNYLEKNNLTEDSVPEVGQIVKLRSNGNISTGGSAIECTNNIHPYNIELAIKAAKIIGLDIAGIDIIAKDISKPITDCGGAIIEVNAVPGLRMHLHPTIGNSINVASDILDSIYPEGTPYSVPIVATTGTNGKTTTTRLIGHSLSRAGKKVGMTTSSGIYIDNKCILKGDNTGPVSARNVLSSKEIDIALLEVARGGLVRRGLGYDVADIAILTNIGDDHIGLDGIESVEDLAFAKSLVLEAVKPNGYSVINADDKMAEYLINRASGKLILFSQTHKNEILIKHIKEGNIALCIEEDSIYIYNNFEKTKLIDLNSIPITFNGTLECNVENVLAGSSALYGLGTPLDTIREGLETFRCDVKMNPGRFNIFELGNIKVMIDYGHNIGGYEEVGKFISKLNVSRSIGIIGVPGDRSDEQIFNIGVRCSEIFSKVYIKEDMVLRGRKPGEVANILYEGLLSGNFNEDNIKIVPSEIEALKIAVSESEDGDFVTLFYEELNPAVKLVTQLQSEKLNKNNVMLSALS; this is encoded by the coding sequence TTGAGGATTATAGATACAAAGATATTTAGTGGAAGAAATATATACAGCCATAAACCTGTGATAAAGGTATTAGTGGATCTTGAAGAATTAAGTGATAAAACTACAGTAGATTTTGATGGTTTTAATGATCATTTGCTAGAACTATTTCCAAGTTTAATAGAGCATCATTGTGGGCTTCGAAAACATGGTGGCTTTGTTGAAAGGATTAATGAAGGAACCTACTTTGCACATGTTGTTGAACACTTGATTCTAGAACTGCAAGCAATCTTAGGATATGAAGTATTTTTTGGTAAAACGCGCATGGAAGAAAGCCCTTCTTTATATAATATGATAATTGAATATTGTAATGAAAATGTGGCTGTTGAATGTGTTAAACAATCAATCTATATTATTGAAAGTATTATAAAAAATGAAAGTATTGATTTAGATAATATATTATATGATTTAAATGAAATTAAGGAACGTTATGAATTAGGACCAAGCACTAAAGCTATTTTTGATGAAGCGAAGAAACGAGGAATACCTGCAAGAAGATTAGGAAATGACAGTATACTAGAACTAGGTTATGGAAAATACTCAAGGTTAGTTCAAGCTGCTTTAACTGATTCAACTAATTCAATATCTATAGATATTTCTTGCAACAAGCAATTGACTAAACAACTTCTTATGGAAAATAATATTCCTGTTTCATATGGGGATACAGCTAATTCAATAGATGAAGCATTAGAAATTGCTAAAGAAATTGGATATCCAGTAGTTTTAAAGCCTTTAGATGGAAATCAAGGCAAGGGAGTTGTACTTAATATCAATTCACCTGAAGAACTAGAAGATAATTTTAGGATACCAACAAGATATAGTGACAGTATATTAGTAGAAAAATATATACAAGGAAAAGACTATAGGGTACTTGTAGTTAAAGATAAGGTATCAGCAGTTGCTGAGAGGAGAGCACCAAAAATAGTTGGAGATGGAGTACATACAATTAAAGAATTAGTTAGTATGGAAAATGAAAATAAATTAAGAGGTTATGGTCATGAGAAACCTCAAACTAAAATAAGGCTTGATAGAGTCGCATTAAACTATTTAGAGAAAAACAATTTAACAGAGGACTCAGTTCCAGAAGTAGGTCAGATTGTTAAGCTAAGATCAAATGGGAATATTAGTACAGGAGGAAGTGCTATAGAATGTACAAATAATATCCACCCATATAATATAGAGCTTGCCATAAAAGCAGCTAAAATAATAGGTTTAGATATTGCTGGAATTGATATTATTGCAAAAGATATATCAAAACCTATTACAGATTGTGGAGGTGCAATAATAGAGGTTAATGCAGTTCCAGGACTTCGTATGCATCTACATCCAACTATAGGCAATAGTATTAATGTTGCTTCTGATATTCTAGATTCTATTTATCCAGAAGGTACTCCATACTCTGTTCCTATTGTTGCTACAACTGGAACGAATGGAAAAACTACAACTACAAGATTAATTGGTCATTCACTTTCAAGAGCTGGAAAGAAAGTTGGAATGACAACATCAAGTGGAATTTATATTGATAATAAATGCATATTAAAAGGAGATAATACAGGACCAGTTAGTGCAAGAAATGTATTAAGCTCTAAAGAAATAGATATTGCATTACTAGAGGTGGCTAGAGGTGGGCTTGTAAGAAGAGGTTTAGGGTATGATGTTGCAGATATTGCAATACTAACAAATATCGGAGACGACCATATTGGTCTAGATGGTATAGAAAGTGTCGAAGATTTAGCCTTTGCAAAAAGTCTAGTTTTAGAAGCGGTAAAGCCAAATGGATATTCTGTTATAAACGCTGATGATAAAATGGCTGAATATTTGATTAATAGAGCAAGTGGAAAATTAATTCTATTTTCACAAACTCATAAGAATGAAATTTTAATTAAACATATTAAAGAAGGCAATATAGCATTATGTATAGAAGAAGATAGCATATATATATATAATAATTTTGAAAAAACCAAACTTATTGATTTAAATAGCATTCCAATTACGTTTAATGGAACACTAGAATGCAATGTAGAAAACGTACTTGCAGGATCTAGTGCTTTGTATGGTTTAGGAACACCACTAGATACTATTAGAGAGGGACTAGAGACATTTAGATGTGATGTAAAGATGAATCCAGGTAGGTTTAATATTTTTGAATTAGGAAATATAAAAGTAATGATAGATTACGGACATAATATCGGAGGTTACGAGGAAGTTGGAAAGTTTATAAGTAAGTTAAATGTTTCTAGATCTATTGGAATAATAGGAGTACCGGGTGATAGATCAGATGAACAAATTTTTAATATAGGAGTAAGATGTTCTGAAATTTTCTCAAAAGTATATATAAAAGAG